In the Hordeum vulgare subsp. vulgare chromosome 7H, MorexV3_pseudomolecules_assembly, whole genome shotgun sequence genome, one interval contains:
- the LOC123408457 gene encoding protein NTM1-like 9 has product MEGLDVDDVFQHCRLNPTEVEAVTYYLPRLLSGETLHGAEKLIHSVEISGCEPKDLAVRYAPAPQALSSGDRFFFTTCKSKNGSKLQSVRTAGSGTWTIQKTTEISHAGDKVGEVKNLSFKKKGKSTGWVMEEYRCLLPEATVAEGVKVFCRMHLAQHAPAAARQESAAYILQEPQPEAATTSTHAQKRPAPAAAADPHPPRPNKRMCVATPSFTAAAPVFLPDESIPEADDDDETLRVGATENISPLEAEENIEQSHYSELDEELQFLLDEAAAEHERQAVPEAEWQANEALGKDGEAYGFDIEELKRMMEADDALGEDGEADGFYIEELTRMMEADPIEVTGAKTGVEMDQREPLYLDCLDQVMLEDMLEDRAMHNPAFRDAEKEERHNDAPDLDAPSLEGHDHLFKLPPSFFDPFEAAWKAEEALENEMRNNTAANLLGGYDNFFSSASVH; this is encoded by the coding sequence ATGGAAGGGCTCGACGTCGACGACGTCTTCCAGCACTGCCGGCTGAACCCTACGGAAGTGGAGGCCGTCACCTACTACCTGCCACGCCTCCTCTCCGGCGAGACGCTGCACGGTGCTGAGAAGCTCATCCACAGCGTCGAAATCTCCGGCTGCGAGCCCAAGGATCTCGCCGTCCGATACGCGCCCGCGCCGCAGGCCTTGAGCAGCGGCGACCGGTTCTTCTTCACCACGTGCAAGAGCAAGAACGGGAGCAAACTACAGAGCGTGCGCACCGCCGGCAGCGGCACCTGGACCATCCAGAAGACCACGGAGATTAGCCACGCGGGAGACAAGGTCGGCGAGGTCAAGAACCTGTCgttcaagaagaagggcaagtCCACCGGCTGGGTCATGGAGGAGTACCGGTGTCTGCTGCCGGAGGCCACCGTCGCCGAGGGGGTGAAGGTGTTCTGCAGGATGCACTTGGCTCAGCATGCTCCTGCCGCCGCTCGCCAAGAATCGGCCGCGTACATCCTTCAAGAACCTCAGCCAGAGGCCGCGACTACGAGCACGCACGCACAGAAGAGGCcagcgcccgccgccgccgccgatcctCACCCCCCACGCCCCAACAAGAGGATGTGCGTTGCCACACCATCCTTCACCGCTGCTGCACCGGTTTTCTTGCCGGATGAGTCAATACCTGAagctgacgacgacgacgaaactcTCAGGGTGGGAGCTACAGAGAACATCTCTCCGCTCGAAGCTGAAGAGAACATCGAACAGTCTCACTACTCTGAACTAGACGAGGAGCtgcagttcctactcgatgaagcAGCAGCAGAGCATGAGCGACAGGCCGTCCCTGAAGCAGAGTGGCAGGCTAACGAGGCGCtcggaaaggatggggaggcatatGGCTTTGATATCGAAGAACTAAAGAGAATGATGGAAGCCGACGATGCGCTCGGGGAGGATGGGGAAGCAGATGGTTTCTATATTGAAGAACTAACGAGAATGATGGAAGCCGACCCAATTGAAGTCACTGGAGCCAAAACTGGCGTGGAGATGGACCAACGGGAACCTCTGTACCTGGATTGCTTGGACCAAGTCATGCTGGAGGACATGCTGGAGGATCGGGCCATGCACAACCCTGCCTTCCGTGATGctgagaaggaggagaggcacAATGACGCGCCGGATCTTGACGCACCATCACTTGAGGGACACGACCACTTGTTCAAATTGCCGCCGAGCTTCTTCGATCCATTTGAAGCAGCGTGGAAGGCCGAAGAGGCGCTCGAGAACGAGATGAGGAACAATACCGCGGCCAATCTGCTTGGAGGATACGACAACTTCTTCTCGTCTGCAAGTGTCCATTAA